A single region of the Triticum dicoccoides isolate Atlit2015 ecotype Zavitan chromosome 2B, WEW_v2.0, whole genome shotgun sequence genome encodes:
- the LOC119362849 gene encoding B3 domain-containing protein Os06g0194400-like isoform X1 translates to MAEANSYEEQRRRQVEENKRKLEELRLHHLSAAVREAAVKPRLKRKAPKPRDAADDAPPRRSGRIATLPEQPDYRDNLGTGKPRQQKEVKPDHAYAIAKAEELQDELGSDYPTFVKPMPQSLTSLHIPAQFSMEHLPDHRMRMVLVDEEEEEFKVLYRPHSSSLITGWSEFAVDNELVEGDCLVFQLIKRALFKVYIFRASSYYKNEH, encoded by the exons ATGGCTGAAGCGAACTCGTACGAGGAGCAGCGCAGGAGGCAGGTGGAGGAGAACAAGCGGAAGCTGGAGGAGCTGCGCCTGCACCACCTCTCCGCCGCCGTCCGCGAGGCCGCCGTCAAGCCCAGGCTG AAGAGGAAGGCCCCGAAGCCACGGGACGCCGCCGATGACGCCCCGCCCCGGCGTTCCGGCCGTATCGCCACCCTCCCCGAGCAGCCCGACTATCGCGACAAT CTGGGCACCGGGAAACCACGGCAGCAGAAGGAAGTAAAGCCTGATCATGCGTACGCCATCGCCAAGGCCGAAGAGCTACAGgatgagctaggctccgactaccccACCTTTGTCAAACCCATGCCCCAGTCTCTTACCTCGCTG CATATCCCGGCACAGTTCAGCATGGAGCATCTCCCGGACCATCGCATGAGAATGGTTTtggtggatgaggaggaggaggagtttaaGGTGCTTTATCGTCCACACAGTAGCAGTCTTATCACCGGGTGGAGCGAGTTTGCCGTCGACAATGAGCTAGTTGAAGGTGATTGCTTGGTGTTCCAGCTGATCAAGAGGGCATTGTTCAAG GTCTACATATTCAGGGCAAGTTCGTACTATAAAAATGAGCATTAA
- the LOC119362849 gene encoding B3 domain-containing protein Os06g0194400-like isoform X2: MAEANSYEEQRRRQVEENKRKLEELRLHHLSAAVREAAVKPRLKRKAPKPRDAADDAPPRRSGRIATLPEQPDYRDNLGTGKPRQQKEVKPDHAYAIAKAEELQDELGSDYPTFVKPMPQSLTSLFSMEHLPDHRMRMVLVDEEEEEFKVLYRPHSSSLITGWSEFAVDNELVEGDCLVFQLIKRALFKVYIFRASSYYKNEH, from the exons ATGGCTGAAGCGAACTCGTACGAGGAGCAGCGCAGGAGGCAGGTGGAGGAGAACAAGCGGAAGCTGGAGGAGCTGCGCCTGCACCACCTCTCCGCCGCCGTCCGCGAGGCCGCCGTCAAGCCCAGGCTG AAGAGGAAGGCCCCGAAGCCACGGGACGCCGCCGATGACGCCCCGCCCCGGCGTTCCGGCCGTATCGCCACCCTCCCCGAGCAGCCCGACTATCGCGACAAT CTGGGCACCGGGAAACCACGGCAGCAGAAGGAAGTAAAGCCTGATCATGCGTACGCCATCGCCAAGGCCGAAGAGCTACAGgatgagctaggctccgactaccccACCTTTGTCAAACCCATGCCCCAGTCTCTTACCTCGCTG TTCAGCATGGAGCATCTCCCGGACCATCGCATGAGAATGGTTTtggtggatgaggaggaggaggagtttaaGGTGCTTTATCGTCCACACAGTAGCAGTCTTATCACCGGGTGGAGCGAGTTTGCCGTCGACAATGAGCTAGTTGAAGGTGATTGCTTGGTGTTCCAGCTGATCAAGAGGGCATTGTTCAAG GTCTACATATTCAGGGCAAGTTCGTACTATAAAAATGAGCATTAA
- the LOC119362848 gene encoding suppressor of disruption of TFIIS-like isoform X1, with product MASTTHLVTCVVRVQLVLCLPLFRSSSRYMCMPLPGAVQPVKMESYANGAKFDCLLFDMDDTLYPLSLGINLACRNNIQDYMLNKLQIEESLVPKMCLDLYKEYGTTMAGLKLMGYEFDYDEFHASVHGKLPYEKLKPDPVLRNLLLSMPQRKIIFTNSDEAHAATVLEKMGLEGCFEGIICFETLNPKNPGDTDASSGKRVLCKPSLESMEAVVEIAKLDPKKTVFFDDSPRNIASGKAAGFHTVIVGSSALVPGADVALESIHNIREALPELWEAGGDHVEAAVDIRSAAVAETTVLA from the exons ATGGCATCCACTACTCACCTAGTCACCTGCGTTGTGCGTGTGCAGCTGGTGCTCTGTCTTCCACTCTTCCGTTCATCGTCTAGGTACATGTGCATGCCATTGCCAG GCGCTGTCCAACCTGTCAAGATGGAATCCTACGCCAACGGAGCCAAATTTGATTGCTTGCTGTTTG ACATGGATGACACCCTCTACCCACTGAGCTTAGGAATCAACTTAGCCTGCCGCAACAACATCCAAG ACTACATGCTGAACAAGCTTCAGATCGAGGAGAGCCTGGTCCCCAAGATGTGCCTGGATCTGTACAAAGAATATGGAACTACGATGGCCGGTCTGAAG CTTATGGGTTACGAATTCGACTACGACGAATTCCACGCCAGCGTGCACGGTAAATTGCCATACGAGAAGCTGAAGCCGGACCCTGTCCTGAGGAACCTGCTGCTTTCGATGCCACAGAGGAAAATC ATATTCACCAATTCTGACGAGGCCCACGCGGCGACCGTCCTGGAGAAGATGGGGCTGGAGGGATGCTTCGAGGGGATCATATGCTTCGAGACCCTGAACCCCAAGAATCCAGGTGACACAGACGCTAGCTCTGGCAAGAGGGTCCTCTGCAAGCCGTCCCTGGAGTCCATGGAAGCCGTGGTGGAGATCGCCAAGCTCGACCCCAAGAAGACA GTGTTCTTCGACGACAGCCCGCGCAACATCGCCTCAGGGAAAGCGGCAGGCTTCCATACCGTCATC GTAGGGAGCTCGGCGCTCGTGCCCGGGGCGGACGTGGCGCTAGAGAGCATCCACAACATCAGGGAGGCGCtgccggagctctgggaggcgggcGGCGACCACGTCGAGGCCGCCGTCGACATCCGGTCCGCCGCCGTCGCCGAGACCACGGTGCTCGCGTGA
- the LOC119362848 gene encoding suppressor of disruption of TFIIS-like isoform X2 has translation MESYANGAKFDCLLFDMDDTLYPLSLGINLACRNNIQDYMLNKLQIEESLVPKMCLDLYKEYGTTMAGLKLMGYEFDYDEFHASVHGKLPYEKLKPDPVLRNLLLSMPQRKIIFTNSDEAHAATVLEKMGLEGCFEGIICFETLNPKNPGDTDASSGKRVLCKPSLESMEAVVEIAKLDPKKTVFFDDSPRNIASGKAAGFHTVIVGSSALVPGADVALESIHNIREALPELWEAGGDHVEAAVDIRSAAVAETTVLA, from the exons ATGGAATCCTACGCCAACGGAGCCAAATTTGATTGCTTGCTGTTTG ACATGGATGACACCCTCTACCCACTGAGCTTAGGAATCAACTTAGCCTGCCGCAACAACATCCAAG ACTACATGCTGAACAAGCTTCAGATCGAGGAGAGCCTGGTCCCCAAGATGTGCCTGGATCTGTACAAAGAATATGGAACTACGATGGCCGGTCTGAAG CTTATGGGTTACGAATTCGACTACGACGAATTCCACGCCAGCGTGCACGGTAAATTGCCATACGAGAAGCTGAAGCCGGACCCTGTCCTGAGGAACCTGCTGCTTTCGATGCCACAGAGGAAAATC ATATTCACCAATTCTGACGAGGCCCACGCGGCGACCGTCCTGGAGAAGATGGGGCTGGAGGGATGCTTCGAGGGGATCATATGCTTCGAGACCCTGAACCCCAAGAATCCAGGTGACACAGACGCTAGCTCTGGCAAGAGGGTCCTCTGCAAGCCGTCCCTGGAGTCCATGGAAGCCGTGGTGGAGATCGCCAAGCTCGACCCCAAGAAGACA GTGTTCTTCGACGACAGCCCGCGCAACATCGCCTCAGGGAAAGCGGCAGGCTTCCATACCGTCATC GTAGGGAGCTCGGCGCTCGTGCCCGGGGCGGACGTGGCGCTAGAGAGCATCCACAACATCAGGGAGGCGCtgccggagctctgggaggcgggcGGCGACCACGTCGAGGCCGCCGTCGACATCCGGTCCGCCGCCGTCGCCGAGACCACGGTGCTCGCGTGA